In one window of Helianthus annuus cultivar XRQ/B chromosome 17, HanXRQr2.0-SUNRISE, whole genome shotgun sequence DNA:
- the LOC110923930 gene encoding uncharacterized protein LOC110923930, which translates to MDSAHQLCPCCGKIHTDEDCLVFWTDPVFWKEKLMSGYKAPSYEGHYQSNVNQRYEQNLDYDDYDSELVPFSRYQEDYNGRYHDYSESTYNNHGNYQGSSDLHYASQNDCQGKHQNSKLDEIMDIMLEMAQESKSRIEAMVQRSNQIDEQIETLKGVKDNTTSIHAFVEETQEIPVLVVEVEEEVESLPELEVICLNPHEDLALTEELETDVVQVYPEPLHTLITPTNKAGDDGSSGNKRKVSREDLGQGILNWLYNDPTDVLMIGKKVKTQHVNYRTHVGNSVGKCEFHLFRFDSINIAGRREQIGSSNVNYRAYAGNSVGCQVINLYGCNGPSVGMFGEVPIRSSAVADNARIRVQSELSILNLHLDGDDLNTNFIPIVTQEEYKRRRKVRKLYLDSKRYTLKRVASQSASNSTPNTTLTSTSYNTFNATTEVPITCAERRRLRKLYLSNKRSITPSGSSSKQNLSSSADPKSIDPNMHNVTRTPSVLATNNVGCVRSNSAHHTNILGFSLSSNLKATNSISPILENSTLPRLSPGNCKLVRKARVTSPIPMIDLSTEETTVEDPYKGVSQEYLDHGDQCVTCDVCNAKLWDSEKGRGKRQDGKTSYSLCCGYNKVELPDYKDARPNYEKLFRCVDKESKHFLKNIRRYNSMFAFTSMGGKVDPTVNRGNAPFCYRISGENYHTIGSLLPENGSKPKFCQLYIYDTENELSNRQSIFSSSKDASSSSAAALDRQLIEQIKDVLDTDNQLVKSYRMVRDSFQENPQVSLKLRLIGRREKDGRTYNLPTASEVAALIVGDLDNAIDSRDIVVETQTGDLKRISELHPSYLALQYPILFPYGDDGYRIDIPHRGVVDVTNKKRPNCTMREFFAYRVQDRINQFSLILNSRGLFQQFLVDAYTMIETERLNYIRHQQKNLRSDTYDSLQKLKNNGQQDISKAGKSVILPSSFTGGARYMMQNYLDAMSLCKCFGYPDFFITITCNPKWSEVTRYLRDTTLKPEDRPDILTRLFKLKLDAICKDLKERDLLGKAAAVVYTIEFQKRGLPHAHLCLFMEDGYKLPTVDHVDAFICAEIPNRNEDPELYTLVKDYMIHGPCGLANLSCPCMVDRKCSKGFPKKFEDHTTLGSNGFPVYRRRNDGATVMKNRIELDNRSVVPYNKKLLKRYQAHINVEWCNQAGSIKYLFKYINKGPDRATVVVVQGDNQNEEPLKDEIKEYYDCRYISACEASWRIFSNEVHYRYPSVTRLPFHLPGQQNVVFGPDEDINSVLNKPSVKASMFLSWMERNKDPNDTVARTLTYVQFPIFYVWKIENRCWEPRQKGKAIGRVHSVPPSFGEAYFLRILLNKVKGPKSFEEIRTVNGHVHDTFRDACYALGLLDDDNEYIEAIKEANETATCSYIRVLFAMMLLSNTLSRPEVVWESTWKYMTDDFMYRLRKFHRSEALSVPEDHLKNYALGEIEKFLLRNNSSLRRFLTMPYPDEESLADSQNRLIYEERCYTQLDRGNEYGRQISMLNDEQRSVFEEILKAVEGDAGGVFFVYGYGGTGKTFLWKTLSATIRSKGQIVLNVASSGIASLLLTGGRTAHSRFHIPLNLTEDSVCHIKPDSDTARLLRETKLIIWDEAPMVHKHALEALDRTMNDIFNMDTSIGSEISFGGKVILFGGDFRQILPVVPNGGRQEIVNASLCSSYLWSKCKLLRLTKNMRLTIGRSTSEIEDIKNFAKWLLDLGEGNVGCPNDGEASIEIPPDLLINDTSDPISSLIDCEEREYLSSDSLCQTENPNSTQQKLYSPDVLNGLKVSGLPNHRLVLKVGVPVMLLRNIHQQNGLCNGTRLQIKRLYNRVIEAEIISGGNIGTRTYIPRLNLIPSDKKMPFAFQRRQFPIAVCFAMTINKSQGQSLSRVGLYLRQPVFTHGQLYVALSRVKSRNGVKLLILDKDGKPTDKTSNVVYKEVFNKL; encoded by the exons ATGGATAGTGCTCATCAGTTATGCCCTTGTTGTGGGAAAATTCACACAGATGAAGATTGCCTAGTGTTTTGGACAGACCCGGTGTTTTGGAAAGAAAAACTGATGTCTGGGTACAAGGCACCTTCATATGAGGGACACTATCAGTCAAATGTCAACCAAAGGTATGAGCAAAATTTGGATTACGATGATTACGATTCCGAGTTGGTGCCCTTCTCGAGATATCAAGAAGATTATAATGGTCGTTACCATGACTACTCTGAGTCAACATACAATAATCATGGTAATTACCAAGGGAGTTCAGATCTGCATTATGCAAGTCAAAATGATTGTCAAGGTAAACACCAAAATTCTAAACTTGATGAAATCATGGATATTATGCTGGAGATGGCACAAGAGAGCAAGTCGAGAATTGAGGCTATGGTCcaacgatcgaatcaaatagacGAACAAATTGAAACATTGAAGGGTGTGAAGGATAATACCACATCCATTCATGCATTTGTTGAAGAAACACAAGAAATACCAGTTTTGGTTGTTGAAGTTGAAGAAGAGGTTGAAAGTCTTCCGGAACTTGAAGTTATATGTTTAAACCCACATGAAGACTTAGCACTTACTGAAGAACTAGAGACTGATGTTGTCCAAGTTTATCCCGAACCGTTGCATACTTTGATTACTCCAACTAACAAAGCTGGGGATGATGGCTCGAGCGGGAATAAAAGAAAGGTGAGCAGAGAAGACCTCGGACAGGGTATATTGAATTGGCTATATAATGATCCAACAGACGTACTCATGATAGGAAAGAAGGTGAAGACTCAACATGTCAACTATCGAacacacgttggaaattcggtaggCAAATGTGAATTTCACTTGTTCCGATTCGATTCGATAAATATCGCTGGCAGAAGAGAGCAGATAGGAAGTTCGAATGTCAATTACCGAGCATATGCAGGAAACTCGGTGG GTTGTCAGGTTATTAATCTCTACGGATGCAAtggtccaagtgtggggatgtttggggAAGTCCCAATACGTTCTAGTGCAGTGGCAGACAATGCACGGATTAGAGTTCAGTCAGaactgtccatactcaatctccatttggacgggGATGATCTGAACACTAATT TTATACCAATTGTTACCCAAGAAGAGTACAAAAGGAGGCGTAAAGTAAGAAAACTATATTTGGATAGTAAACGGTATACTTTGAAACGCGTTGCATCGCAATCCGCAAGTAATTCAACACCAAATACCACTTTGACGTCCACTTCGTATAACACATTCAATGCTACAACTGAGGTGCCGATTACATGCGCAG AGAGACGTAGATTAAGGAAGCTATATTTGAGTAATAAAAGATCTATCACACCAAGCGGATCAAGCTCCAAACAAAACTTATCTTCGTCTGCTGATCCTAAATCCATAGACCCCAACATGCACAATGTTACACGTACCCCCTCGGTTTTAGCTACAA ATAATGTTGGTTGTGTTAGAAGTAACTCTGCTCATCATACAAATATTCTTGGCTTTTCTTTATCTTCAAACCTCAAGGCAACGAATAGTATATCACCTATTCTTGAAAATTCTACTTTACCAAGACTATCTCCTGGAAATTGTAAATTAGTACGCAAAGCACGAGTTACCTCTCCTATACCAATGATTGATTTGTCTACAGAAGAAACTACAGTTGAAGATCCATACAAAGGTGTCTCACAAG AATATTTGGACCATGGTGATCAGTGTGTTACATGTGACGTATGTAATGCAAAGTTATGGGATTCAGAAAAAGGCAGGGGTAAACGCCAGGATGGAAAAACGTCCTATTCCTTATGTTGTGGATACAACAAGGTTGAGCTTCCGGATTATAAAGACGCACGGCCAAATTATGAAAAACTTTTTCGGTGCGTTGATAAAGAAAGCAAGCACTTTTTGAAGAACATTCGGCGTTATAACTCTATGTTTGCTTTTACTTCGATGGGTGGTAAGGTTGATCCGACTGTGAATAGAGGTAATGCCCCCTTTTGCTACCGAATCAGTGGTGAAAACTATCATACCATTGGGAGTCTCTTGCCAGAAAACGGATCAAAACCTAAATTTTGTCAGCTCTACATATACGATACTGAGAACGAACTTTCAAATAGGCAATCCATATTTAG TTCTTCAAAGGATGCATCTTCGTCGTCTGCTGCTGCCCTTGATCGTCAATTGATTGAACAAATAAAGGATGTTTTAGACACAGACAATCAGCTGGTTAAAAGTTATAGAATGGTCAGAGATTCTTTTCAAGAGAACCCGCAAGTATCTCTAAAGTTACGCCTTATTGGAAGAAGGGAGAAAGATGGTAGGACGTATAACCTACCAACGGCTAGCGAGGTCGCTGCTCTTATAGTTGGAGATCTTGACAACGCAATTGACAGTAGAGATATTGTTGTGGAAACCCAAACAGGTGATCTAAAACGAATAAGTGAATTGCATCCTTCTTATCTTGCTCTTCAATACCCGATTTTGTTCCCTTATGGGGATGATGGTTATAGAATTGACATCCCCCATAGAGGTGTCGTAGATGTTACCAATAAGAAGCGGCCAAATTGTACTATGAGAGAATTCTTTGCGTATCGTGTTCAAGATAGGATTAATCAATTTTCATTGATTCTTAATTCAAGGGGACTATTTCAACAATTCTTGGTTGATGCATACACGATGATTGAAACTGAGAGACTCAACTATATACGTCATCAGCAAAAGAATCTTAGATCAGATACATATGATAGTCTTCAAAAGTTAAAAAACAACGGTCAACAAGATATATCTAAAGCTGGTAAAAGTGTGATATTGCCGTCTTCATTTACCGGCGGTGCtagatatatgatgcaaaactaTTTAGATGCAATGTCTCTATGCAAGTGCTTTGGTTATCCCGACTTTTTTATAACCATCACATGCAACCCAAAATGGTCGGAGGTAACAAGGTATCTTAGAGACACCACACTTAAACCGGAAGATAGACCAGATATTCTGACAAGATTATTTAAGTTGAAATTGGATGCTATTTGCAAAGACTTAAAGGAACGCGATCTATTGGGAAAAGCTGCCGCag TTGTTTACACCATCGAGTTTCAAAAACGTGGATTGCCTCATGCACACTTATGCTTATTCATGGAGGATGGATATAAACTTCCTACAGTGGACCATGTTGATGCATTTATATGTGCTGAGATTCCAAACAGAAATGAGGACCCGGAGTTATACACACTTGTGAAAGACTATATGATTCATGGTCCATGTGGTCTTGCTAACCTAAGCTGTCCATGTATGGTTGATAGAAAATGTTCGAAAGGCTTTCCAAAAAAGTTTGAAGATCATACGACATTAGGTTCAAATGGATTCCCAGTGTACAGAAGAAGAAACGATGGTGCGACAGTTATGAAGAACCGCATTGAGCTAGACAATAGAAGTGTTGTACCATACAACAAAAAGCTGTTGAAAAGGTATCAGGCGCACATAAATGTTGAGTGGTGCAATCAAGCTGGGTCtatcaaatatttgtttaaatacaTCAACAAAGGACCTGATAGAGCAACTGTTGTTGTTGTGCAAGGGGATAACCAAAACGAAGAACCATTAAAAGATGAGATAAAAGAGTATTATGATTGTAGGTACATCTCAGCATGTGAGGCATCTTGGAGGATATTCTCTAATGAAGTACACTATAGGTATCCTTCTGTTACAAGGTTACCTTTCCATCTTCCAGGACAACAAAATGTCGTTTTTGGTCCTGACGAAGATATAAATTCCGTCCTTAACAAACCATCTGTGAAAGCGTCAATGTTTTTGTCTTGGATGGAACGTAACAAAGACCCAAATGACACAGTGGCCCGTACCCTTACTTATGTTCAGTTTCCAATTTTTTATGTATGGAAGATTGAAAATCGTTGCTGGGAACCTAGACAAAAGGGAAAAGCGATTGGCAGAGTTCACTCTGTACCCCCTTCTTTTGGTGAAGCATATTTTTTAAGGATTCTTCTTAACAAAGTCAAAGGGCCAAAATCGTTTGAGGAAATTAGAACCGTTAATGGTCATGTACACGATACCTTTAGAGATGCGTGTTACGCACTTGGTCTTTTGGACGATGACAACGAGTACATTGAAGCAATCAAGGAAGCAAATGAAACAGCAACATGTTCATATATTCGTGTTTTGTTTGCAATGATGTTGTTATCAAATACTTTGTCTAGACCTGAGGTGGTATGGGAAAGTACGTGGAAATATATGACAGATGACTTTATGTACAGATTAAGAAAATTTCATCGATCAGAag CTTTGTCAGTTCCCGAGGACCACCTTAAAAACTATGCTCTGGGCGAAATAGAAAAATTTTTACTTCGGAATAACTCATCTCTACGAAGGTTTTTAACAATGCCATATCCTGATGAAGAGTCTTTAGCTGATTCACAAAATCGCCTAATATATGAGGAGCGTTGTTACACCCAATTAGATCGTGGAAACGAGTACGGAAGGCAGATTAGTATGCTAAACGATGAACAACGGTCTGTTTTTGAAGAAATACTGAAAGCCGTTGAAGGTGACGCAGGTGGTGTATTCTTTGTCTATGGATATGGTGGAACCGGTAAAACATTCTTATGGAAGACATTATCTGCGACAATTAGATCTAAGGGTCAAATTGTATTAAATGTCGCATCAAGTGGAATTGCATCGTTGCTACTGACTGGGGGCAGGACTGCACACTCCCGGTTTCATATTCCTTTAAATCTTACTGAGGATTCAGTTTGTCATATAAAACCAGACAGTGACACAGCTAGATTACTACGTGAAACCAAGTTAATTATATGGGATGAAGCCCCAATGGTTCATAAACACGCATTAGAAGCTTTGGATAGAACGATGAATGACATATTCAATATGGACACTTCCATAGGTTCTGAAATTTCATTTGGAGGTAAGGTTATTCTTTTTGGTGGTGATTTTCGACAAATTCTTCCTGTTGTCCCCAATGGTGGAAGACAAGAGATAGTGAATGCCTCGCTTTGTTCGTCATATTTATGGAGTAAATGCAAGTTGCTAAGGCTAACAAAAAACATGAGATTAACCATTGGACGCTCTACATCTGAGATTGAAGATATCAAAAATTTTGCCAAGTGGCTTTTGGATTTGGGTGAGGGAAATGTTGGTTGTCCTAATGACGGGGAAGCATCTATTGAAATACCACCGGATCTTCTAATTAACGACACCTCTGATCCGATTTCATCTTTAATTGATT GCGAAGAAAGAGAGTATCTAAGCTCCGATAGTCTTTGTCAGACTGAGAATCCTAATTCAACACAGCAGAAACTATACTCACCAGATGTGTTGAATGGTCTTAAAGTATCAGGTTTGCCTAATCACAGGTTAGTACTCAAAGTTGGTGTGCCAGTAATGCTATTACGTAACATTCATCAACAAAATGGTTTATGCAACGGTACGAGGTTACAGATAAAAAGATTATACAACCGTGTCATAGAAGCCGAAATAATATCTGGAGGAAATATCGGCACTCGCACCTACATACCGAGACTTAATTTGATACCTTCAGACAAAAAGATGCCTTTTGCGTTTCAAAGGAGGCAATTTCCGATAGCTGTGTGTTTTGCGATGACTATCAACAAAAGTCAAGGTCAGTCGCTATCAAGGGTTGGTCTGTACTTGAGACAACCTGTTTTTACGCATGGTCAGTTGTATGTGGCTTTATCAAGGGTAAAATCCAGAAACGGAGTCAAATTGCTTATATTAGACAAGGACGGCAAACCTACCGATAAAACATCAAATGTTGTTTATAAGGAAGTGTTTAACAAATTGTga